A DNA window from Nitrospirota bacterium contains the following coding sequences:
- a CDS encoding diguanylate cyclase, with product KFVIADWMMPVLDGVELCRKIRLMNEAGYIYFILLTGKDKKEDVVQGLDSGADDYITKPFEREELRVRVMTGMRILELEKRLEELACIDPLMQIRNRRYFHQAIERIHDRARRYSEGYGVIMCDIDYFKKYNDIYGHIQGDNILKTIAETLKETLRLSDEIFRYGGEEIIIILPEQEINDTTIAAERIVRSVESLRIEHKGSEFSIVTISCGIAAFDKKTDLNSKWISVVDRADKALYRAKSGGRNRVSA from the coding sequence TAAGTTTGTGATTGCTGACTGGATGATGCCTGTCCTTGACGGCGTGGAGCTGTGCAGGAAGATAAGGCTCATGAATGAAGCAGGATATATATATTTTATTCTTCTTACAGGAAAGGATAAAAAGGAGGATGTTGTGCAGGGCCTTGATTCAGGCGCTGATGATTATATAACAAAGCCGTTTGAGAGGGAGGAGCTCAGGGTAAGGGTTATGACAGGGATGAGAATCTTAGAGCTTGAAAAGAGGCTTGAAGAGCTTGCCTGCATTGACCCGCTCATGCAGATAAGGAACAGAAGATATTTTCATCAAGCTATAGAGAGGATTCACGACAGGGCGCGCAGATACAGCGAGGGCTACGGCGTGATAATGTGCGATATAGATTATTTCAAGAAGTATAATGACATATACGGCCATATCCAGGGCGATAATATATTAAAGACTATTGCAGAGACATTGAAAGAAACACTCCGCCTTTCAGATGAAATCTTCAGGTACGGAGGCGAGGAGATAATAATCATCCTGCCTGAACAAGAAATCAATGATACAACGATTGCAGCAGAGAGGATTGTAAGGAGCGTAGAGTCACTGCGGATTGAGCATAAAGGCTCGGAATTCAGCATTGTAACAATAAGCTGCGGGATAGCAGCATTTGACAAGAAAACTGACCTTAACAGCAAGTGGATATCTGTTGTAGACAGGGCAGACAAGGCATTATACAGGGCAAAATCAGGAGGAAGAAACAGGGTAAGTGCTTGA
- a CDS encoding AI-2E family transporter: MKAEHLSTIISLAITAGLFYLFYMILSPFLTPIAWAMVLSITFYPLYRVFLKVFKRSWAASLVTLIVILIIIIGPFGYLSTALVKEISETYRTIEEKGPQVIADLQRHPVVTKLGEKLESYIGPVSLDLKDAAIKNLKALSKKIGEGTANLFKNILVFAVSFLIMAMTIFFFLKDGNAIIGYIRGLLPFSDAQKIKLENQAKEMVIATIYGGVTVAIIQGILGGLAFLVLGLPSPIFWGSAMSILSLIPIFGTFIVWGPAGVILILSGSYAKGIGLLLFGFLIIGMVDNILKPIIIGGKTKLNTLLIFFSVLGGIKLFGFIGFILGPLIVALCLSLLEIYRSDTKGGEDAYTQ; this comes from the coding sequence ATGAAGGCTGAACATCTATCTACAATAATCTCTCTTGCTATAACTGCAGGGCTCTTTTATTTGTTCTATATGATCTTAAGCCCTTTTCTTACTCCAATTGCGTGGGCCATGGTTTTGAGCATTACATTTTATCCCCTTTACAGAGTTTTCTTAAAAGTGTTTAAGCGGTCATGGGCTGCTTCACTGGTTACGCTTATAGTGATCCTAATCATTATCATCGGGCCTTTTGGTTATCTCAGCACTGCCCTTGTTAAAGAAATATCTGAGACTTACAGGACAATCGAAGAAAAAGGGCCACAGGTAATAGCAGATCTTCAGAGACATCCTGTAGTTACAAAATTAGGTGAAAAACTGGAGTCGTATATCGGGCCTGTTAGCCTTGATCTCAAAGATGCGGCTATAAAAAACCTGAAGGCCCTTAGCAAAAAAATTGGCGAGGGCACTGCCAACCTTTTTAAAAACATTCTTGTCTTCGCTGTAAGTTTTCTTATTATGGCCATGACAATTTTCTTCTTTCTAAAGGATGGTAATGCCATTATTGGATACATCAGGGGGCTTCTTCCATTTTCCGATGCTCAGAAAATAAAGCTTGAAAACCAGGCCAAGGAGATGGTAATTGCAACAATATATGGCGGCGTTACAGTAGCAATTATTCAGGGCATTCTTGGTGGACTTGCTTTTCTGGTTCTCGGTCTTCCATCCCCGATATTCTGGGGCTCAGCGATGTCGATACTCTCCCTTATTCCAATTTTCGGGACATTTATTGTCTGGGGACCGGCAGGGGTAATACTCATTTTAAGCGGAAGTTATGCAAAGGGCATAGGGCTTCTCCTCTTTGGCTTTTTAATAATCGGCATGGTTGACAATATATTAAAGCCAATCATAATAGGAGGTAAGACAAAGCTTAACACGCTGCTTATATTCTTCAGCGTGCTTGGAGGGATTAAACTTTTCGGCTTTATAGGATTTATCCTCGGGCCCTTAATAGTAGCCCTGTGCCTCTCCCTTTTAGAGATATACAGATCAGATACAAAAGGAGGAGAAGATGCTTACACACAGTGA
- a CDS encoding gamma-glutamyl-gamma-aminobutyrate hydrolase family protein, whose amino-acid sequence MHHSPLIGITGDSEPVPSSSGREVYSIKLSYAAAIEAAGGCPVFIPPLAENLSPIISDKIDALLISGGGDIEPAFYGEELKAALNPVSKERFIFEKALLKEIIGLKKPALGICYGMQFLNVFFGGSLYQDLPLQRQNKLDHKSGHEVEIYKESKLYYILKKESIAVNSTHHQGIKKLGEGIFKSAWSSDGLIEAIELETYPFLLGVQWHPERLSDEPSGALFKAFIEACR is encoded by the coding sequence GTGCATCATAGCCCGCTTATTGGAATTACAGGTGACAGTGAGCCTGTCCCGAGTTCTTCGGGAAGGGAGGTTTATTCGATAAAGCTTTCTTATGCAGCCGCAATAGAGGCAGCCGGCGGCTGTCCTGTGTTTATCCCGCCTTTGGCAGAAAATTTATCCCCCATAATTTCTGATAAGATTGATGCACTTTTGATTTCAGGAGGCGGCGATATAGAGCCTGCTTTTTATGGAGAAGAGTTAAAGGCGGCTCTGAACCCTGTTTCAAAAGAGAGATTTATTTTTGAGAAAGCGCTGCTTAAAGAAATAATTGGCTTAAAAAAGCCAGCCCTCGGGATATGTTATGGAATGCAGTTTTTAAATGTGTTTTTTGGTGGAAGCCTTTATCAGGATTTGCCCCTTCAGAGACAGAACAAGCTCGACCACAAATCAGGGCATGAGGTTGAAATTTACAAAGAGAGCAAGTTGTATTATATTTTAAAGAAAGAAAGTATTGCTGTGAATAGCACCCACCATCAGGGTATAAAGAAACTCGGAGAAGGCATATTTAAATCTGCGTGGTCTTCAGATGGCCTGATAGAGGCAATTGAACTTGAGACATACCCATTCCTTTTAGGGGTTCAATGGCATCCTGAAAGGCTTTCTGATGAACCATCAGGGGCATTGTTTAAGGCATTTATTGAGGCTTGCAGATGA
- a CDS encoding D-aminoacylase, producing MKFDFLLAGGLIVDGTPPTAGPKTSDIGIKGDRIEAIGHLSKSDAEMVIDVKGLCISPGFIDCHCHSEFTALADPRAAAKVTQGVTTEINGNCGLSSTPLSGDALEQRAGDFKELGIKERWGSLTEYFEILSKKKIAINFMTLTGHGNLRASVIGYVDAVPTSSDMRKMKTLLKESLSQGSVGLSTGLIYPPGVYAKTDEIVELAMEAASSGGIYTTHLRSEGDKLLEAVDEAIKIGMDSGVHVHLSHLKTSRENNWSKLEKVFEQIEKAHQMGIKLTCDRYPYIAASTDLDSVLPEWAYEGGRDKELWRLKYKREELKKAILDLHPERSYWEKIKISSVALKKNKWMEGKSLSDIGEAMKKHPVDCVFDILLEEELRVGAIFFTMNEDNLRAILRKDYAMIGSDSSGRSFDGVTAKGKPHPRGFGTFPRILGKYVREDAVLSIEDAIYKMTGLPAKVFKIKERGILTGGYFADIVVFDPEKIKDTATFEEPFQRPLGIYYVFVNGIPALWEGEPTDAMAGRVLKRAS from the coding sequence TTGAAGTTTGATTTTTTACTTGCAGGTGGCCTTATTGTCGATGGCACCCCGCCAACGGCGGGGCCAAAAACATCTGATATTGGCATCAAAGGTGACAGGATAGAAGCGATTGGCCATCTTTCTAAGTCTGATGCAGAGATGGTCATAGATGTTAAAGGACTCTGTATAAGCCCTGGTTTTATTGACTGCCACTGCCATTCTGAGTTTACAGCCCTCGCTGACCCGAGAGCTGCGGCCAAGGTCACTCAGGGTGTGACAACCGAGATAAATGGAAACTGCGGCCTTTCATCTACACCCCTTTCTGGAGATGCCCTTGAGCAAAGGGCAGGAGATTTTAAAGAACTCGGCATAAAGGAAAGATGGGGAAGCCTTACAGAGTATTTTGAAATCCTGAGTAAGAAGAAAATTGCAATAAATTTCATGACACTCACCGGCCATGGCAATCTCAGGGCATCTGTAATAGGATATGTAGATGCAGTGCCGACATCAAGCGATATGAGAAAAATGAAAACACTTTTAAAAGAGTCTTTGAGTCAGGGCTCAGTCGGCCTTTCAACAGGACTTATTTATCCGCCTGGGGTTTATGCAAAGACAGATGAGATTGTCGAACTTGCAATGGAAGCTGCCAGCTCAGGAGGAATATATACAACCCACTTAAGGAGCGAGGGCGATAAGTTACTGGAGGCTGTTGATGAAGCAATAAAAATCGGAATGGACTCAGGAGTTCATGTGCACCTGTCCCATTTAAAGACAAGCAGGGAAAACAACTGGTCAAAGCTCGAAAAGGTCTTTGAGCAGATTGAAAAGGCACACCAGATGGGCATTAAACTCACCTGCGACAGGTACCCCTATATTGCTGCGAGCACTGATCTGGACAGTGTTCTGCCAGAGTGGGCATACGAGGGTGGCAGGGACAAAGAGCTATGGAGGCTAAAATACAAAAGAGAAGAGCTTAAAAAAGCCATACTCGATTTACATCCAGAGCGCTCTTACTGGGAAAAAATAAAGATTTCATCTGTTGCCCTCAAGAAAAACAAATGGATGGAGGGGAAGAGCCTTTCGGACATTGGAGAAGCCATGAAAAAGCATCCTGTTGACTGTGTGTTTGATATTCTTCTTGAAGAAGAACTCAGAGTAGGTGCTATTTTTTTCACAATGAATGAGGACAACCTTAGGGCGATTTTGAGGAAAGACTATGCTATGATAGGCTCTGACAGCTCTGGTAGGAGTTTTGACGGTGTCACTGCAAAAGGGAAACCCCATCCGAGGGGTTTTGGAACATTTCCGAGAATACTTGGCAAGTATGTAAGAGAAGATGCTGTTTTATCGATAGAAGATGCTATTTATAAAATGACAGGATTGCCTGCAAAGGTCTTTAAGATTAAGGAAAGAGGTATTCTCACCGGGGGATATTTTGCGGACATTGTGGTCTTTGATCCTGAAAAAATTAAAGATACAGCAACTTTTGAAGAGCCTTTTCAGAGGCCGTTGGGTATTTATTATGTATTTGTAAATGGAATACCGGCTTTGTGGGAAGGTGAGCCAACAGACGCTATGGCAGGCAGGGTTCTGAAACGTGCATCATAG
- a CDS encoding energy-coupling factor transporter transmembrane protein EcfT has protein sequence MADFSPRAKILAYIGLVLLLFIFRSIPLYLLILAVNFFLLFKLPVKTIKKGCLPIVIFLAFTFLSNALFQHGRVIAEILGLYITYEGIERASYLTLRLLILILGARVLTATTPAEDMVKAFGGLLGPVGRLAPVKEFIATTALTLRFLPMIYNEAQGLYKEAMADYPKVSLMDKIKLSTSLLVPLFERSAKKAEELSSGEGIEV, from the coding sequence ATGGCAGATTTTAGCCCCAGAGCCAAAATCCTCGCTTATATCGGTCTTGTCCTTTTGCTATTCATATTTCGTTCCATTCCGCTTTATCTCTTAATCCTTGCAGTAAATTTTTTTCTCTTATTCAAGCTTCCTGTGAAAACCATAAAGAAAGGCTGCCTTCCTATAGTTATTTTCCTTGCATTTACATTTTTGAGCAATGCCCTATTCCAACACGGCAGGGTTATTGCGGAGATTTTAGGTCTTTATATAACTTATGAAGGAATTGAAAGGGCAAGTTATCTTACGCTCAGGCTCTTGATATTGATCCTTGGCGCCAGGGTTCTCACAGCCACAACCCCTGCAGAGGACATGGTCAAAGCCTTTGGCGGACTCCTGGGCCCTGTAGGAAGGCTTGCCCCTGTTAAAGAGTTTATAGCAACTACAGCCCTTACCCTCCGTTTTCTGCCTATGATTTACAACGAGGCCCAGGGACTTTACAAAGAGGCAATGGCGGATTATCCTAAGGTAAGCCTTATGGATAAAATAAAACTATCCACTTCCCTCCTTGTCCCCCTGTTTGAGAGAAGCGCAAAGAAGGCCGAAGAGTTATCCTCAGGGGAAGGCATTGAAGTTTGA
- a CDS encoding N-acetylmuramoyl-L-alanine amidase, which produces MTRAEAAEEVSVKDLRYWSDESYTRVVIDLDGPVTFTENRLSNPDRLYFDLKGCKLSKDVDTSFDISNGILKSIRVGQFDNDTVRIVLDLGKFERNNVFVLEDPYRFVIDIYGEVREDTSPADRELSGSVVRLPSVERKSFKRLPGVRRVVIDPGHGGKDAGAIGPRGLYEKDVVLDVAKKLKKILTEKHKIEVILTRDRDIFIPLEERTAIANSQKADLFISIHANANPRRDVRGIETYLLNWTNDKEAMRVAARENAISIEKMQRVQNDLQVILSDLARDNKRDESMRLAHNVQTSIINTLKSDYQKIVDNGVKHALFYVLVGAQMPSILVEISFISNREEEKRLSSALYRKKIAEAIAGGIHEYRSLSEHVAKVNGRF; this is translated from the coding sequence TTGACCAGGGCTGAGGCTGCTGAAGAAGTTTCTGTTAAAGACCTTCGTTACTGGTCAGATGAATCCTACACAAGGGTTGTTATTGATTTAGATGGCCCTGTGACGTTTACCGAAAATCGCCTTTCAAACCCCGACCGCCTGTATTTTGACCTGAAAGGTTGTAAATTATCAAAAGATGTAGATACCAGTTTTGACATAAGCAATGGTATTTTGAAGAGCATCAGGGTTGGACAGTTTGACAATGATACGGTGAGGATTGTGCTCGACCTCGGGAAATTCGAGCGCAACAATGTGTTTGTACTGGAGGATCCATATCGGTTTGTTATTGACATATACGGAGAAGTGAGGGAGGATACTTCTCCAGCAGACCGTGAGCTGTCCGGCTCAGTCGTTCGCCTGCCGTCTGTAGAGCGGAAGTCTTTCAAAAGACTACCTGGAGTCAGAAGGGTAGTGATAGACCCTGGCCATGGAGGTAAAGATGCAGGCGCCATTGGCCCGAGGGGCCTTTATGAAAAAGACGTGGTCCTTGATGTAGCAAAAAAACTGAAGAAGATTCTTACAGAGAAACATAAAATAGAGGTAATCCTTACGAGGGATAGGGATATTTTTATTCCCCTTGAAGAGAGGACAGCCATTGCAAATTCCCAAAAAGCGGACCTCTTCATATCCATCCATGCGAATGCAAACCCCAGAAGGGATGTAAGGGGAATTGAGACCTATCTGCTTAACTGGACAAATGATAAGGAAGCCATGAGGGTTGCTGCGAGGGAAAACGCAATCTCTATTGAAAAAATGCAGAGGGTTCAGAATGACCTCCAGGTAATTCTCAGTGACCTGGCAAGGGATAACAAACGAGATGAGTCAATGAGACTTGCCCACAATGTACAGACTTCAATTATAAATACACTTAAATCAGACTATCAGAAGATAGTAGACAACGGTGTCAAGCATGCCCTTTTTTATGTGCTCGTTGGTGCTCAGATGCCTTCTATCCTGGTTGAGATTTCTTTTATAAGTAATCGTGAGGAAGAAAAGAGACTTTCAAGTGCTTTATACAGGAAGAAGATTGCTGAGGCAATTGCTGGAGGGATCCATGAATATAGAAGTCTGTCTGAGCATGTAGCAAAAGTTAATGGCAGATTTTAG
- a CDS encoding DUF1858 domain-containing protein has protein sequence METKVSITKDSIIGDVIKAVPGADKVIEKHFGGGCFTCPGIKVESISFGAMMHNMDPEKIVEEIKKLEEGK, from the coding sequence ATGGAGACTAAGGTAAGCATTACAAAAGACTCGATAATAGGCGATGTCATCAAGGCTGTCCCAGGGGCAGATAAGGTTATTGAGAAGCATTTTGGAGGTGGCTGTTTTACCTGCCCTGGCATTAAGGTGGAATCTATTTCCTTTGGAGCTATGATGCATAACATGGACCCCGAAAAGATCGTTGAAGAGATAAAGAAACTTGAGGAGGGAAAATGA
- a CDS encoding cbb3-type cytochrome c oxidase subunit I, giving the protein MERIIVWYLRMSLIYLFSGAFLGLKMVMWPDSAAYYRSVHVHLNLLGFMAMMIYGVGYHILPRFSGRPVYSPLIVRVQFWFANAGLLGMAISWPFIAKNVMPLMFNSVLILSSILAFIAVILFVYNILKTVKTA; this is encoded by the coding sequence ATGGAACGGATAATTGTCTGGTATCTCAGAATGAGCCTGATTTATTTGTTTTCAGGCGCTTTTTTGGGTCTCAAGATGGTCATGTGGCCGGATAGTGCTGCCTACTATAGGTCTGTCCATGTCCATCTAAATCTCTTGGGTTTTATGGCAATGATGATTTATGGGGTCGGCTATCATATTTTACCGAGGTTTAGCGGAAGGCCCGTATACAGCCCATTGATAGTGCGGGTTCAGTTCTGGTTTGCTAATGCAGGCCTTCTGGGAATGGCAATAAGCTGGCCCTTTATTGCTAAAAATGTAATGCCGCTGATGTTTAATTCTGTGCTAATCCTGTCGAGCATCTTAGCGTTTATTGCCGTTATCCTGTTTGTGTACAATATCCTTAAAACAGTAAAAACTGCATAA
- a CDS encoding NifU family protein: MFKERVEEVLNKIRPLLQRDGGDVQLVEVQDSGVVKLRLIGACAGCPMSTMTLKNAIEATLKREIPEVISVESV, from the coding sequence ATGTTTAAGGAAAGGGTTGAAGAGGTCTTAAACAAGATAAGGCCGTTGCTCCAGAGAGATGGTGGTGATGTCCAGCTTGTTGAGGTTCAGGATAGCGGTGTTGTAAAGCTCAGGCTTATTGGTGCATGTGCTGGCTGCCCGATGTCTACGATGACACTTAAGAATGCTATAGAGGCTACGCTAAAACGGGAGATCCCTGAAGTTATATCTGTGGAATCGGTGTAA
- a CDS encoding glycosyltransferase family 2 protein, translating into MTSNLCVIIPAYNASKTIGSVVEGALKYVDKVIVADDGSVDDTAIAASRAGAEVIKIGRNKGKGNALRVLFHKAVKDGYDAAISMDADSQHDLDDIPLFINMWSMYPEDIIVGSRMHEKEKIPRARYNSMHIARFYISLAANQFVEDTQCGFRLYPLSLIKKLCLTTEKYVTETEILMKAGDMGAAIRFVNIKTIYGDNGSHFRPIMDITAITAYVISYLHIKWFKEGLTSNKSFTYYKNNIHDVVRRFKIIDRIFQTVTAFTALPATVLFLIEYTLLFPIINNYSAIRKLNCGFFKITLATHMLPVLLIVTILERILNPFKLKINLVDGFIKKFYPHIWGR; encoded by the coding sequence TTGACATCTAATCTCTGTGTCATAATTCCAGCTTATAATGCATCTAAAACCATAGGAAGTGTGGTGGAAGGCGCATTAAAGTATGTTGATAAGGTTATTGTTGCCGACGACGGATCTGTGGATGATACTGCAATTGCTGCTTCCCGTGCAGGGGCAGAGGTAATCAAAATAGGGAGAAACAAAGGTAAGGGGAATGCATTAAGAGTGCTTTTTCACAAGGCGGTAAAAGATGGGTACGATGCGGCAATAAGTATGGATGCAGATAGCCAGCATGACCTTGACGATATACCTCTTTTTATCAATATGTGGAGCATGTATCCGGAAGATATAATTGTTGGTTCCAGGATGCATGAGAAGGAGAAGATACCGAGGGCAAGGTATAACTCAATGCATATAGCGCGGTTTTACATCTCCCTCGCTGCAAACCAATTTGTAGAAGATACCCAGTGCGGATTCAGGCTTTATCCCCTTTCATTAATAAAAAAGCTGTGTCTGACAACAGAGAAATATGTTACAGAGACAGAAATATTAATGAAGGCAGGAGACATGGGGGCTGCAATACGGTTTGTTAATATCAAGACCATATATGGAGACAATGGCAGCCATTTCAGGCCGATAATGGATATTACTGCAATCACCGCTTATGTAATCTCTTATCTCCACATCAAATGGTTTAAAGAAGGGCTAACCTCAAATAAATCATTTACATATTACAAAAATAATATTCATGATGTGGTAAGAAGATTCAAAATAATTGACCGCATCTTTCAGACCGTAACTGCCTTTACCGCACTTCCAGCAACTGTGCTGTTTTTGATCGAATACACACTTCTGTTTCCAATCATTAATAACTACTCAGCTATTAGAAAACTCAACTGTGGATTCTTTAAAATTACCCTCGCAACACATATGCTGCCTGTATTACTAATTGTAACTATACTTGAAAGGATATTGAATCCATTTAAACTTAAAATCAACCTTGTAGACGGATTCATAAAGAAATTTTATCCGCACATCTGGGGAAGATAG
- a CDS encoding NAD(P)/FAD-dependent oxidoreductase has translation MKDFDVIVIGSGIGGLISAGILTSRGLKTLVLERHITHGGYLASFKRKEFVFDSAVDCISGVTAGGLIYKVLDLLDVYKNISFVRVDPVRESIFPDIEVIVDADVNAYVERLSTLFPRESGRIQKFFETVSSVCGETMLATDMLISGRLALNNIPPQILKFMGISYKDLLDGYLNDFRLKAILSDRCPFIGLPPSKVSALSMIAMIMSYFKLGAYRPVGGFQRLADVLAEGIRKNGGAVILGDGAKTILLDENNNCYGVRCDNNEEYTSRYVISNADFNYTFVKLLGGKYAAIAEEMNRDIGVSTSFFIVYAGIKGEINTHSSVGYFPSYDMEGFFSPEVSFTDESTIGITVATLEDKSRAPAGCHTVVIHEMVEASDRHFDKTQCTDIVLKRVERVIPGLKDRIVVLDSATPQTLQRYTGNFKGAAFGWRQIPGFRNMQRHDIKNLYIAGHWGDMGGGVLAAAYSGARAASEILAREGMRVDI, from the coding sequence ATGAAGGATTTTGATGTTATAGTCATAGGAAGCGGAATCGGAGGACTTATAAGTGCAGGAATTCTCACTTCCAGAGGGTTGAAAACACTGGTACTTGAGAGACATATCACACACGGAGGTTATCTTGCCTCATTCAAAAGGAAGGAGTTTGTTTTTGACTCTGCCGTGGACTGTATATCAGGGGTTACCGCTGGCGGATTGATATATAAGGTGCTTGATCTTCTTGATGTCTATAAAAATATTAGTTTTGTAAGGGTAGATCCAGTGAGGGAGAGCATCTTTCCGGATATTGAGGTCATTGTGGATGCTGATGTGAATGCATACGTTGAAAGACTTTCAACATTATTTCCACGGGAATCAGGAAGAATTCAGAAATTCTTTGAAACGGTCAGCAGTGTTTGCGGTGAGACAATGTTAGCAACGGATATGCTCATTTCCGGAAGACTTGCGTTGAATAATATCCCGCCACAGATATTAAAGTTCATGGGCATTAGTTATAAAGACTTATTGGATGGGTATCTCAATGATTTCAGACTGAAGGCAATACTTTCTGACAGATGTCCGTTTATAGGGCTCCCGCCGTCAAAGGTTTCCGCCCTCTCCATGATTGCCATGATCATGAGCTATTTCAAGCTCGGTGCTTATCGTCCTGTGGGCGGCTTTCAAAGGCTTGCTGATGTTTTAGCAGAGGGGATTCGCAAAAACGGTGGTGCTGTTATTCTCGGAGATGGGGCGAAGACGATCCTTCTGGATGAAAATAATAATTGTTACGGTGTTAGATGCGACAACAATGAAGAATATACATCAAGATATGTTATATCCAACGCTGATTTTAATTATACATTCGTCAAACTGTTAGGTGGAAAATATGCAGCCATTGCAGAAGAGATGAATAGAGATATTGGTGTTTCAACATCATTCTTTATCGTTTATGCCGGCATCAAAGGGGAGATCAATACCCACTCAAGTGTTGGGTATTTCCCTTCATATGATATGGAGGGCTTTTTCAGTCCTGAAGTATCATTTACAGATGAATCAACTATCGGGATAACAGTAGCCACTCTGGAGGATAAATCCCGTGCCCCTGCTGGTTGTCATACAGTGGTAATACACGAAATGGTGGAGGCATCTGATAGACATTTTGATAAAACGCAATGTACAGATATTGTTTTAAAAAGGGTTGAAAGGGTTATACCCGGCTTAAAGGACAGAATTGTGGTGCTGGATTCAGCTACGCCGCAGACCCTCCAGCGATATACAGGCAATTTTAAAGGTGCCGCCTTTGGCTGGAGGCAGATTCCTGGTTTCAGAAATATGCAGAGGCATGACATAAAAAATCTCTACATTGCCGGCCATTGGGGTGATATGGGCGGCGGGGTTTTGGCTGCTGCATATTCAGGCGCCAGGGCAGCGAGTGAGATTCTCGCGAGGGAGGGCATGAGGGTTGACATCTAA